From Microcystis aeruginosa NIES-2549, a single genomic window includes:
- the arsS gene encoding arsenosugar biosynthesis radical SAM (seleno)protein ArsS (Some members of this family are selenoproteins.), translating to MTPFVEKLKTPLTKHKISVLQINLGKKCNLACSHCHVEASPVRSEEMTPEVCEQIIELIARFPQIKTVDLTGGAPEMLYGFKPIVEISRKAGKEVIVRSNLTIYFEKGFTDIPQYCAGHQVRVVASLPCYLADNVDKMRGLGVYDRSIAALQWLNRLGYAQEPNLIVDLVYNPQIPKSENFSLTPDQVSLTRDYKKFLQEHFNISFNNLLTIINLPIGRTRFHLEHRQLYQPYLQFLEDHFNGDTVEHLMCRNQLSIDYLGNIYDCDFNQMEDLVACTGQDQKLTLSDLLQADSLDLIAEVQTASYCYGCTAGSGSSCGGALISV from the coding sequence ATGACTCCTTTTGTCGAGAAACTAAAAACTCCTTTAACTAAGCACAAAATCTCGGTTCTGCAAATTAATTTGGGGAAAAAATGTAACCTTGCTTGTAGCCATTGTCATGTGGAAGCTAGTCCAGTTCGCTCCGAAGAAATGACTCCAGAAGTGTGCGAACAAATTATCGAACTGATCGCAAGATTCCCCCAAATTAAAACCGTCGATCTGACTGGCGGCGCCCCAGAAATGCTCTACGGTTTTAAGCCGATTGTGGAAATCTCTAGAAAAGCTGGGAAAGAGGTAATCGTGCGCTCGAATTTAACTATTTATTTCGAGAAAGGATTTACTGATATTCCTCAATATTGCGCTGGCCATCAGGTACGGGTGGTGGCTTCTTTACCCTGTTATCTTGCCGATAATGTGGATAAAATGCGCGGTCTGGGAGTCTATGATCGATCGATTGCTGCTTTACAATGGTTGAACCGTCTCGGCTACGCTCAAGAGCCGAATTTGATTGTAGATTTAGTCTATAATCCCCAGATTCCTAAGTCAGAGAATTTTTCTCTCACACCGGATCAGGTATCCCTAACACGGGATTACAAAAAGTTCTTGCAAGAACATTTTAATATTTCTTTTAACAATCTGTTGACTATCATTAACCTACCTATTGGAAGGACGCGCTTCCATCTGGAACACCGGCAACTCTATCAACCCTATCTTCAATTCCTCGAAGACCATTTTAATGGCGATACTGTCGAACATTTGATGTGTCGTAATCAGCTTTCCATTGATTATTTGGGTAATATCTATGACTGCGATTTTAATCAGATGGAAGATCTGGTCGCTTGCACTGGTCAAGACCAAAAATTAACCCTGTCGGATTTATTACAAGCGGATAGTTTAGATCTAATTGCAGAGGTACAAACCGCTTCCTATTGCTACGGTTGCACTGCCGGCAGCGGGTCCAGTTGTGGGGGAGCTTTGATTTCAGTCTGA
- a CDS encoding DUF3143 domain-containing protein, with amino-acid sequence MKIPTADTPLYNHPLPAIEAWLVKLGCRKNSENIHCWTVEKPTWKAEICLDIEEITVRYFRAANDGSDINRAFKYSLSRQDIESAVFSGP; translated from the coding sequence ATGAAGATTCCCACTGCTGATACTCCCCTCTATAATCATCCCTTACCGGCGATCGAAGCATGGCTAGTTAAATTAGGTTGTCGGAAAAATAGCGAGAATATCCACTGTTGGACTGTGGAAAAACCGACATGGAAAGCGGAAATCTGCCTCGACATCGAAGAAATCACCGTTCGTTACTTTCGGGCAGCAAATGACGGCAGTGATATCAATCGCGCTTTTAAATACTCCCTTAGTCGCCAAGATATCGAATCGGCGGTTTTTTCTGGTCCCTAA
- a CDS encoding J domain-containing protein has protein sequence MTFERDNSQTTSRVIAANSRFANTYYAILGLHPSASVIEVRRAYRELSKRYHPDTTELSPEVATVKFQRLNEAYATLSNPDRRSLYDLQIGYSRWNVIQTIPDGDQPIANRSAYLDPTDRPLSSGEIFALFILALTLLGCLLLAVIIAMLRGENAVTVAQLFLI, from the coding sequence GTGACCTTCGAGCGCGATAATTCCCAAACTACCTCGCGAGTCATTGCCGCTAACTCGCGCTTTGCCAATACTTATTATGCCATTCTAGGACTACATCCGAGTGCCTCGGTGATCGAAGTGCGACGCGCCTATCGGGAACTCAGCAAACGATACCACCCCGATACTACCGAACTCAGCCCCGAAGTGGCAACGGTTAAATTCCAGCGTCTTAACGAAGCTTATGCCACCCTGAGTAATCCCGATCGCCGTTCCCTGTATGATTTACAGATAGGTTACTCGCGCTGGAATGTCATCCAAACCATCCCCGATGGCGATCAACCCATAGCTAATCGTAGCGCCTATCTCGATCCTACCGATCGTCCCCTATCTTCGGGAGAAATTTTTGCTTTGTTTATCTTGGCACTCACCCTGCTGGGCTGCTTGTTACTAGCGGTGATTATTGCTATGCTTCGAGGAGAGAATGCCGTCACTGTAGCCCAATTATTTTTGATTTAG
- a CDS encoding thylakoid membrane photosystem I accumulation factor: MKSRYRLRLQICLVFLIVALTSLSPWLTPSAYAGIDDDRLDGNIFVVYAGNGSLVPPRLNLAETFQRKIPAIIVYYLDDSSDCKRFAAIVSRFQEFYGRAASIIPVTVDSIPLKSSYRPDEPGYYYRGGVPQTVVLDQQGKVVYDGLGNVKYEDVDDVLRKVFDLLPRSESVELKRRSFNEFNAELR, translated from the coding sequence ATGAAATCTCGTTATCGGCTGCGTCTTCAGATCTGTCTTGTCTTTCTTATTGTTGCTCTGACGAGTTTGTCTCCTTGGCTAACCCCTAGTGCCTATGCGGGAATCGATGACGATCGCCTTGATGGTAATATTTTTGTGGTCTATGCGGGTAATGGTTCCCTCGTACCACCGCGTTTAAATTTAGCGGAAACTTTTCAACGGAAAATTCCAGCTATAATCGTCTATTATCTGGATGATAGTAGTGATTGTAAGCGATTTGCGGCGATTGTCTCCCGTTTTCAAGAGTTTTACGGTCGCGCCGCCAGTATTATCCCCGTTACTGTCGATTCTATCCCCTTAAAGTCTTCCTATCGTCCCGATGAACCGGGTTACTATTATCGCGGTGGGGTTCCCCAAACGGTGGTTTTAGACCAACAAGGTAAAGTGGTTTATGATGGTTTGGGCAATGTTAAATATGAAGATGTGGATGATGTCTTAAGAAAGGTTTTTGATCTTTTGCCTCGATCGGAATCGGTAGAGTTAAAAAGACGCTCTTTTAACGAGTTTAACGCTGAATTGCGCTAG
- a CDS encoding iron uptake porin has translation MKIKQNFLTAAILLGFSGPVLANSLENLSSNPMAQVTSVNQLRDVSPTAWAFEALRSLVERYGCIVGYPDRTFRGERALTRWEFAAGLNSCLNTLERLIQEGVAVLKEDLDRIKRLVKEFETELAALGARVDNLENRVAFLENNQFSTTTKLTGEVVMALYGVATGEKNGGEGIPQVPAFGYRARLELNTSFTGKDLLYTRLATGNIADLADTTGTFASTLAFTQPDGNDLLVEVLNYSFPLTENIQLWLEATGGAKDDFTNTLNFLDGDGASGALSAFGTRNPLYFAPGQTGLGLQGNYGAFQFSAGYLAGDANDPNPGAGLFNGSYTALGQLGYVPNDNFGIALSYFHGYNQLDTGTGSQRSNFRFFTEELFGEAVPTINNSLGLQFTWRIVDGFVLGGWGGYTKAITLSTLDGQLERGDLDIWNWAVTLAFPDLFKEGNTAGIIVGMQPWVSSSSIRLNDGSSTNDPDTSFHIEGFYEWKLTDNIALTPGVIVITSPNSNNNNSTLVIGTIRTTFTF, from the coding sequence ATGAAAATCAAGCAAAATTTCCTAACAGCAGCGATATTACTGGGTTTTTCTGGTCCGGTACTGGCTAATAGTCTCGAAAACCTCTCTAGTAACCCCATGGCACAGGTAACAAGTGTCAATCAATTGCGGGATGTTTCTCCCACCGCCTGGGCGTTTGAGGCCTTAAGAAGTCTCGTGGAGAGGTATGGTTGTATAGTAGGTTATCCTGACCGCACTTTTCGCGGTGAACGCGCTTTAACTCGTTGGGAATTTGCCGCCGGGTTGAATTCCTGCTTAAATACCCTGGAAAGATTGATTCAAGAAGGAGTAGCGGTATTAAAAGAAGATCTAGACAGAATCAAGCGATTAGTCAAGGAATTCGAGACAGAATTAGCGGCATTAGGGGCTAGAGTTGATAACTTAGAGAATCGAGTCGCTTTTCTGGAAAATAATCAATTTTCCACCACTACTAAATTAACCGGGGAAGTGGTGATGGCATTATATGGGGTAGCCACAGGAGAAAAAAACGGTGGTGAAGGAATTCCCCAAGTACCAGCTTTTGGTTATCGGGCCCGTTTAGAATTAAATACTAGCTTCACAGGCAAAGATTTACTCTATACCCGTCTAGCAACGGGAAATATTGCCGATTTAGCCGATACTACCGGAACTTTTGCCAGTACCTTAGCCTTTACCCAACCGGACGGCAACGATTTATTGGTAGAAGTTTTAAACTACAGTTTCCCCCTAACGGAAAATATCCAACTCTGGTTAGAAGCGACGGGAGGTGCTAAAGATGACTTTACCAATACCCTCAACTTTTTGGATGGAGATGGTGCTAGTGGGGCGCTTTCCGCTTTTGGTACTCGCAATCCCCTTTATTTTGCTCCCGGACAAACTGGACTCGGTTTACAGGGTAATTATGGGGCTTTCCAATTCAGCGCCGGTTATCTTGCCGGGGATGCTAACGATCCTAACCCGGGAGCGGGTTTATTTAACGGTTCCTATACTGCCCTAGGGCAGCTGGGTTATGTTCCAAACGATAATTTTGGCATTGCTTTATCCTACTTTCATGGTTATAACCAATTAGACACGGGGACGGGAAGTCAGCGCTCGAATTTCCGATTTTTCACCGAAGAACTATTCGGGGAGGCTGTCCCGACCATTAATAATAGCTTGGGTTTACAATTTACTTGGCGAATTGTCGATGGTTTTGTCCTCGGTGGTTGGGGTGGTTACACAAAAGCTATCACCCTTAGCACCTTAGATGGACAACTAGAACGCGGGGATTTAGATATCTGGAATTGGGCGGTAACTTTGGCTTTTCCTGATTTATTTAAGGAAGGAAATACGGCCGGTATTATTGTTGGTATGCAGCCTTGGGTATCTAGTTCTAGTATTAGATTAAATGATGGTAGTTCCACTAATGATCCCGATACGTCCTTTCATATCGAAGGATTTTATGAGTGGAAACTCACCGATAATATTGCCCTCACTCCGGGGGTAATCGTGATTACTTCTCCTAACTCAAATAACAACAATTCCACCTTAGTTATCGGTACTATCCGCACGACTTTTACTTTCTGA
- a CDS encoding DUF7149 domain-containing protein, with protein sequence MIVNKRELKQALNRVYLKIKPEAETIQVFQANLARLLEQCDSKKSEEFNKNLLIDFLKNTYYTDRYFINTKERIDLVIHNNQDVKSPVGVIFETKKPTRTINAEMPRLDNLNTKAFQQLVLYFLRERVTDKNLEIKHLIVTNIYEWFIFDAKIFEELFFANKALVNQFCDFEAGRLSSTKTDFFYQQIAEPAITKVIEQIKFTHFDLRDLENLDLLDIYKILSPEHLLKLPFVNDSNTLNKPFYNELLYIIGLTEIKEKGKKLIGRMKEGDRCDGSLIENAISRLDSLDKTSKLTEEFGTTDEERLFNVALRLSINWINRVLFLKLLEAQLIKYHQGDRDFAFLNLAKVPSYSDLDSLFFDVLAKEKNKREAKVKTIFAHVPYLNSSLFLPTETEDQTIFIGNLRERTLPIFAGTVLKDNQGNKRVGELNALAYLFEFLDAYKFDRDELENPQEDSEKLINASVLGLIFEKINGYKDGSFYTPSFITMYMCRETIRRAIVQKFNEVKGWNCQSLDNLYERIEDKREANTIINSLKICDPAVGSGHFLVSALNEIIAIKSELRVLLDSSGKSLKDYRVEVRNDKLLVYDDEGSLFAYHPNNKEKQRVQQALFHEKQTIIEGCLFGVDINPNSVTICQLRLWIELLKNAYYREDGNLETLPNIDINIKCGNSLISRFALDVDVKQVLQKQKFSIEEYRNAVQTYRNAENKEQKREMETLIAQIKAGFSANLLISDPKKVKLRQLQGELYNLENQGLLFEETKTEQKAREKKVTKLNNEIDKLTAEIADIESGRLYDNALEWRFEFPEVLNDDGDFVGFDVVIGNPPYIGGREWGLGKSEFNYYLNTYKGAEYQFDAYILFWELATKLSKDLIGYITPNTWLNNQKNLLIRGILLKLKILKIVDYSKTKVFEDATVLPVITLIQKKTATTNQTEILVPSVEDNYPLVTKCIMSQDNWAQDDLKIINIDANKNDILLRNKIESDSQILAEIAIVKFGIKIYETGKGNPKQKKEDAQNKIFEADFKVDNTYRPYLEGKDINTYLISWKNRWLKYGSNLAAPRDISLFEGERILVRRIVGEKLIACYTNGDFVTSQLLQIVKPHDQSLTKYLLGIINSKLIAFYFRKKYNRQDITFPEIRIYELSSLPIKKTKNQSAFINLVDKILAAKKSDPTADTSELEKQIDHLVYKLYQLTYNEVKIIDPEFALTEQEYLDLP encoded by the coding sequence ATGATCGTCAATAAGCGAGAACTCAAGCAAGCCTTAAATCGGGTGTACTTAAAAATCAAGCCTGAGGCTGAAACAATTCAGGTTTTTCAAGCTAATTTGGCGCGCTTGTTGGAGCAATGTGACAGCAAAAAGTCGGAAGAGTTTAATAAAAATTTGCTGATAGATTTTTTAAAAAATACCTATTATACCGATCGCTATTTTATCAATACAAAAGAGCGCATTGATCTGGTGATTCATAATAACCAGGATGTTAAAAGTCCAGTGGGGGTCATTTTTGAGACTAAGAAGCCTACTCGGACAATAAATGCAGAAATGCCAAGACTGGATAATCTCAATACCAAGGCTTTTCAGCAGTTAGTTTTATATTTTCTCCGCGAAAGGGTGACGGATAAAAATCTTGAGATTAAACACTTGATCGTGACAAATATTTATGAGTGGTTTATTTTCGATGCGAAGATTTTTGAGGAGTTGTTTTTTGCTAATAAGGCTCTAGTTAACCAGTTTTGCGATTTTGAAGCAGGGAGACTGAGTAGTACAAAAACGGATTTTTTCTATCAACAAATTGCCGAACCAGCGATCACTAAAGTTATTGAGCAAATTAAGTTTACTCATTTTGATCTGCGAGATCTGGAAAATTTAGATTTGCTTGATATTTACAAGATTCTTTCACCAGAACATTTACTTAAGTTACCTTTTGTTAATGACAGTAATACTTTAAATAAGCCTTTTTATAATGAGCTTTTGTATATTATTGGTTTGACGGAAATTAAGGAAAAAGGGAAGAAGTTAATCGGACGAATGAAAGAAGGCGATCGCTGTGATGGTTCCCTAATTGAAAATGCGATTAGTCGGTTGGATAGTCTAGATAAGACTTCAAAATTAACTGAAGAGTTTGGAACTACAGATGAAGAACGGCTTTTTAATGTGGCGTTGCGGTTATCAATTAATTGGATTAATCGGGTTTTATTTCTCAAACTATTGGAAGCGCAATTAATTAAATATCATCAAGGCGATCGAGATTTTGCTTTTCTCAATTTGGCGAAAGTTCCCAGTTATAGTGATCTCGATAGTTTGTTTTTTGATGTGTTAGCCAAGGAGAAAAATAAGCGCGAGGCTAAGGTTAAAACGATTTTTGCTCATGTACCTTATTTAAATAGTTCGCTATTTCTACCAACGGAGACGGAAGACCAAACGATTTTTATTGGCAATTTGCGGGAGCGAACTTTACCCATTTTTGCAGGTACGGTGCTAAAAGATAATCAGGGTAATAAGCGAGTAGGCGAGTTAAATGCGTTGGCTTATTTGTTTGAGTTTTTGGATGCTTATAAATTCGATCGAGATGAGTTAGAAAATCCTCAAGAAGATAGCGAAAAGTTAATTAATGCTTCGGTGTTGGGGTTAATTTTTGAAAAGATTAATGGTTATAAGGACGGTTCTTTTTATACGCCGAGTTTTATTACCATGTATATGTGTCGGGAAACGATACGAAGAGCGATCGTGCAGAAGTTTAATGAAGTAAAAGGCTGGAATTGTCAAAGTTTGGATAATTTATATGAACGAATTGAGGACAAAAGAGAGGCGAATACTATTATTAATAGCCTGAAGATTTGCGATCCGGCCGTGGGTTCAGGACATTTTTTAGTTTCAGCTTTGAATGAGATAATCGCGATTAAGAGTGAGTTACGGGTTTTATTAGATAGTTCGGGTAAGTCGCTAAAAGATTATCGGGTAGAGGTGCGAAACGATAAGTTATTGGTTTATGATGATGAGGGGAGTTTATTTGCTTATCATCCGAATAATAAAGAAAAGCAACGGGTACAGCAAGCCTTATTTCATGAGAAACAGACGATTATCGAAGGGTGTTTATTTGGGGTGGATATTAACCCTAATTCCGTGACGATTTGTCAGTTGCGGTTATGGATTGAGCTTTTAAAGAATGCTTATTATCGAGAGGATGGCAATTTAGAAACTTTGCCAAATATTGATATTAATATCAAGTGTGGTAATTCTTTGATTAGTCGCTTTGCTTTGGATGTGGATGTTAAACAGGTTTTACAGAAGCAGAAGTTTAGTATTGAGGAATATCGCAATGCGGTACAGACTTATCGCAATGCGGAAAATAAGGAACAAAAGCGGGAGATGGAAACGCTGATTGCTCAGATTAAGGCTGGTTTTAGTGCTAATTTATTAATTAGTGATCCTAAGAAGGTGAAGTTACGTCAATTACAAGGGGAACTTTATAATCTGGAAAATCAGGGTTTATTGTTTGAGGAGACTAAGACGGAGCAAAAAGCGCGGGAGAAAAAAGTAACTAAGTTAAATAATGAGATTGATAAGCTAACTGCTGAAATTGCAGATATTGAAAGCGGTAGGCTGTATGATAATGCTTTAGAATGGCGGTTTGAGTTTCCTGAAGTGTTGAATGATGACGGGGATTTTGTCGGGTTTGATGTGGTGATTGGGAATCCTCCTTATATAGGAGGTAGAGAATGGGGATTAGGAAAATCTGAATTTAACTATTATTTGAATACCTATAAAGGTGCAGAGTATCAATTTGATGCTTATATCTTGTTTTGGGAATTGGCTACAAAATTAAGTAAAGACTTAATTGGCTATATCACGCCAAATACATGGTTAAACAACCAGAAAAATTTATTAATTAGGGGAATACTTCTCAAATTAAAAATATTAAAAATAGTTGATTATTCTAAAACCAAAGTTTTTGAAGATGCTACAGTCTTACCAGTAATCACATTAATTCAGAAAAAAACGGCTACTACAAATCAAACTGAAATTTTAGTTCCCAGTGTAGAAGACAATTATCCTCTTGTTACTAAGTGTATCATGAGTCAGGATAACTGGGCGCAAGATGATTTAAAAATTATTAATATTGATGCCAATAAAAACGATATTCTTTTAAGAAATAAGATAGAAAGTGACAGTCAAATATTAGCAGAGATTGCCATCGTAAAATTTGGTATAAAAATCTATGAGACAGGTAAGGGAAATCCAAAACAGAAAAAAGAAGATGCCCAAAATAAAATATTTGAAGCTGACTTTAAGGTAGATAACACATATAGACCATATTTAGAAGGAAAAGATATCAACACATATTTGATTTCTTGGAAAAATAGATGGCTCAAATACGGCTCAAATCTTGCTGCTCCAAGAGATATTTCTCTCTTTGAAGGAGAAAGAATATTGGTAAGGCGAATTGTTGGAGAAAAGCTTATTGCTTGTTACACTAATGGTGATTTTGTAACTAGCCAGCTATTGCAAATAGTAAAACCACATGATCAGTCACTTACAAAATATCTTTTAGGAATTATTAACTCAAAGTTAATAGCATTCTATTTTAGGAAAAAATATAACAGGCAAGATATAACATTTCCTGAGATTAGAATTTATGAATTGTCGTCTTTACCAATTAAGAAAACTAAAAACCAATCAGCTTTTATCAATTTAGTTGACAAAATTCTCGCCGCTAAAAAATCTGATCCTACTGCTGACACAAGCGAATTAGAAAAGCAGATTGATCACTTAGTTTACAAACTCTATCAACTCACCTATAATGAAGTAAAAATCATTGATCCAGAATTTGCCCTAACAGAACAAGAATATCTGGACTTACCCTAA